From Triticum aestivum cultivar Chinese Spring chromosome 4A, IWGSC CS RefSeq v2.1, whole genome shotgun sequence, a single genomic window includes:
- the LOC123083322 gene encoding uncharacterized protein, with the protein MADQGSKTTSWWRRFRWLYAVRCTLACVVTLVAVGVIARAVVVMLRPEKLQLKLAGGRVAVDYIPSLPPPRNVVVFRVVLKANNPGGRATIVYANVTVRLTDASAGPAARITEFDLPQRIDVAQRMAHEATAVAGLEPGEDLTMRYVRPLYEGRGVSGAEMELSGVLSTHTAMATTSVLTTYYCWPVTITIVVGDSAADVPCFDKLDAPAHV; encoded by the coding sequence ATGGCCGACCAGGGGAGCAAGACGACGAGCTGGTGGAGGAGGTTCCGGTGGCTATATGCGGTGCGGTGCACGTTAGCGTGCGTGGTCACCCTGGTGGCCGTGGGAGTGATCGCTCGGGCGGTGGTGGTGATGCTCCGCCCCGAGAAGCTCCAGCTGAAGCTCGCCGGCGGCCGTGTGGCTGTCGACTACAtcccgtcgctgccgccgccgcgcaaCGTCGTGGTCTTCAGGGTCGTCCTGAAGGCCAACAACCCCGGCGGGCGCGCCACCATTGTTTACGCCAACGTCACCGTCCGGCTCACGGACGCGTCTGCGGGACCTGCTGCGAGGATCACCGAGTTCGACCTGCCGCAGCGCATCGACGTGGCGCAGCGTATGGCGCACGAGGCGACCGCGGTGGCCGGGCTGGAGCCGGGGGAGGACCTGACGATGCGGTACGTGCGCCCCCTCTACGAGGGGCGCGGCGTATCCGGCGCGGAGATGGAGCTGAGCGGGGTCTTGTCCACCCACACGGCGATGGCCACCACCAGCGTCCTCACCACGTACTACTGCTGGCCGGTGACCATCACCATCGTCGTGGGCGACTCCGCCGCGGACGTGCCCTGCTTCGACAAGCTGGACGCGCCGGCCCATGTGTGA